In the Heteronotia binoei isolate CCM8104 ecotype False Entrance Well chromosome 13, APGP_CSIRO_Hbin_v1, whole genome shotgun sequence genome, one interval contains:
- the GPR84 gene encoding G-protein coupled receptor 84, translating into MENVMDNFSCYDPSIVGYRYVSVSWGIVVTILGTVGNVLTLLAYAVEPKLQTRFNLLIVNLTLADLLYCTFLQPFSVDSYLHLYWRAGPNFCRVFGMLLFVSNSVSILTLCLIAISRYLLIANTALFDRLFSRLKMILVCLITWVIGFASFAPLWSVYVLVPKVCTCSFHRLRGRPYTTILMGFYFVVALSCVGIFYFLIHRKVKGAAQALEQYKLKKASLKGTQEAGTSSATPRDCQELDSGVDSAGPSQQSCEGLASEPTSKTSVPSAPEDSGTNPVPQPVAPPKKAAACKPKDSNTEFRRVTRMCFVVFIFFVVCYIPFMLLNIFDAKNRAPVVLHMIAANLTWLNSCINPVLYAAMNRQFREAYRGVLYNVTQRLHRCR; encoded by the coding sequence ATGGAGAATGTCATGGACAATTTCTCCTGTTATGACCCCTCCATCGTTGGCTACCGCTACGTGTCGGTCAGTTGGGGCATCGTGGTGACGATCCTCGGCACAGTGGGCAATGTGCTGACACTGCTGGCCTATGCGGTGGAGCCCAAGCTGCAGACCCGCTTCAACCTGCTGATTGTCAACTTGACTTTAGCCGACTTGCTTTACTGCACCTTCCTGCAGCCCTTCTCTGTCGATTCCTACCTTCACCTCTACTGGCGGGCAGGCCCCAACTTCTGCCGTGTCTTCGGGATGTTGCTCTTCGTCTCCAACTCGGTCTCCATCTTAACCCTCTGCCTCATCGCCATCAGCCGATATCTCCTCATCGCCAATACGGCCCTCTTTGACCGGCTCTTTTCCCGCCTCAAAATGATACTCGTCTGCCTGATCACCTGGGTCATTGGGTTTGCCAGCTTTGCCCCCCTGTGGTCTGTTTATGTATTGGTGCCCAAAGTCTGTACCTGTAGCTTCCACCGCCTCCGAGGCCGGCCCTACACCACCATCCTCATGGGCTTCTACTTTGTGGTAGCCCTCAGCTGCGTTGGCATTTTCTACTTCCTCATCCATCGCAAAGTCAAGGGGGCTGCCCAGGCCCTGGAGCAATACAAGCTGAAGAAAGCCAGCCTGAAGGGAACCCAAGAAGCTGGAACCAGCTCAGCAACACCAAGAGACTGCCAAGAACTCGACAGCGGGGTCGATAGCGCGGGGCCTTCTCAACAGTCCTGTGAGGGTCTGGCCTCTGAGCCGACTTCCAAAACCTCTGTTCCTTCAGCTCCCGAGGACAGTGGAACTAATCCTGTGCCTCAGCCTGTTGCCCCACCAAAGAAGGCAGCTGCTTGCAAGCCAAAGGATAGCAACACGGAATTCCGCCGGGTGACTCGCATGTGTTTCGTGGTCTTCATTTTCTTTGTCGTGTGCTACATCCCCTTCATGTTGCTCAACATCTTCGATGCCAAAAACCGGGCCCCCGTTGTCCTGCACATGATCGCGGCCAACCTCACGTGGCTGAACAGCTGCATCAATCCGGTGCTGTATGCCGCTATGAACCGCCAGTTCCGCGAGGCCTACAGAGGGGTGCTCTACAACGTCACACAGCGGCTTCACCGGTGTCGCTAA